The Impatiens glandulifera chromosome 8, dImpGla2.1, whole genome shotgun sequence genome includes a window with the following:
- the LOC124913385 gene encoding protein argonaute MEL1-like yields MVLSLSSFPPLSHSRVWEMVLSHSTDRSGNILPGTVVDTKICHVREFDFYLCSHSGIQGTSRPTHYHVLFDENDFSADALQGLTNSLCYTYARCTRSVSIVPPAYYAHSTYYAHLAAWREHYYVEGGVEGGVEGDGADAESISVRMNTREGDAVVRPLPNVMDNS; encoded by the exons ATGGTCTtatctctttcttctttccctCCACTCTCTCACTCTCGCGTTTGGGAGATGGTCTTATCTCATTCAACCGACCGGAGTGGAAATATTTTGCCAG GTACGGTTGTTGATACCAAGATTTGCCATGTAAGAGAGTTTGACTTCTACCTATGTAGTCATTCGGGTATCCAG GGAACAAGTCGGCCAACTCATTATCATGTGTTGTTTGATGAGAATGACTTTAGTGCAGATGCATTGCAAGGACTCACTAACAGCTTGTGTTACAC CTATGCGAGATGCACTAGATCGGTGTCTATAG TTCCTCCTGCTTACTATGCTCATTCTACTTATTATGCTCATCTTGCTGCGTGGAGGGAACACTATTATGTGGAAGGTGGCGTGGAAGGTGGCGTGGAAGGAGATGGAGCTGATGCTGAATCCATTAGTGTTAGAATGAACACAAGGGAAGGGGATGCAGTTGTTCGGCCTTTGCCTAATGTTATGGATAat TCTTAA